The proteins below come from a single uncultured Dethiosulfovibrio sp. genomic window:
- the purM gene encoding phosphoribosylformylglycinamidine cyclo-ligase, producing MKNWTYEESGVTIEGGNRWVSQIGKILSRRPKSPEVVGGIGGFSGLYDIGGGRLLAACCDGVGTKLEIARAAGSLKGLGQDLVAMSVNDLITCGAKPLLFLDYLACGKLDSQRLIPVVEGIIDGCADSDCVLLGGETAEMPDVYPTEGFDLAGFAVGIVDRSDLIDGSSVRRGDLLIGLPSSGIHSNGYSLVRKALEKELAQDLHSFVPELGETLAEAVLKPTRLYPRPIMRAIKTGTIKSMAHITGGGLEENIARSLPEGMEPNIDYSSWSRPAIFPYMAARGIDESEMRKVFNLGIGFVMTAEEGDVPRLMESLTDSGETPVVIGSVV from the coding sequence ATGAAGAACTGGACATATGAGGAATCAGGGGTAACCATAGAGGGCGGCAACCGCTGGGTCAGCCAGATAGGGAAGATCCTGTCCCGTAGGCCCAAATCTCCGGAGGTCGTAGGGGGAATAGGGGGCTTCAGCGGCCTCTACGACATAGGAGGAGGCCGACTTCTGGCCGCCTGCTGCGACGGAGTGGGGACAAAGCTGGAGATAGCCAGAGCCGCCGGATCCCTCAAAGGGCTGGGGCAGGACCTGGTCGCCATGAGCGTCAACGACCTCATAACCTGCGGAGCTAAACCCCTCCTCTTTCTCGACTACCTTGCCTGCGGAAAGCTGGACTCCCAGAGGCTCATACCGGTGGTCGAGGGCATAATCGACGGCTGTGCCGACTCGGACTGCGTACTGCTTGGAGGTGAGACCGCCGAGATGCCCGACGTCTACCCCACCGAAGGCTTCGACCTGGCGGGATTCGCCGTCGGGATCGTCGACAGATCGGACCTCATAGACGGATCGTCGGTCCGAAGAGGGGACCTGCTCATAGGCCTGCCCAGCTCGGGGATCCACAGCAACGGCTATTCCCTGGTGAGAAAGGCCCTGGAAAAGGAGCTCGCCCAGGACCTCCACTCCTTCGTCCCGGAGCTTGGGGAGACCTTGGCTGAGGCGGTTCTAAAGCCCACCAGGCTGTATCCCAGGCCAATAATGAGGGCCATAAAGACCGGAACCATAAAGTCCATGGCCCACATCACAGGAGGGGGCCTGGAGGAGAACATAGCCCGATCCCTTCCCGAGGGAATGGAGCCCAACATAGACTACTCCTCCTGGAGCAGACCGGCGATCTTCCCCTACATGGCGGCCAGAGGCATCGACGAATCGGAGATGAGAAAAGTCTTCAACCTTGGCATAGGGTTCGTCATGACCGCCGAGGAGGGGGACGTCCCCAGGCTCATGGAATCCCTCACCGACTCCGGCGAGACCCCTGTGGTAATCGGCTCGGTCGTATGA
- the purN gene encoding phosphoribosylglycinamide formyltransferase, whose product MNRIAILISGRGSNMDAILDRIQSGHLEAQVAFVASDRPDAKGLEKAKSRGIPTEVLPYRDGKAKGEATLQNLMDRHDVKWLVLAGFMRILSEELVLRHQGRIVNIHPALLPSFPGAHGIEDAWDFGVKVTGVTVHLVDHLVDHGEILAQLPVRIKQDDDLESLERRIHRAEHRLYWQTLRSLFSGELKGRKERSR is encoded by the coding sequence ATGAACAGGATAGCCATACTGATCTCCGGCAGAGGGAGCAATATGGACGCCATCCTGGACCGGATTCAGTCGGGCCACCTGGAAGCTCAGGTGGCCTTTGTGGCGTCGGACAGGCCCGACGCTAAGGGGCTTGAGAAGGCAAAATCCAGAGGCATACCGACGGAGGTACTGCCCTACCGGGACGGAAAAGCCAAAGGGGAGGCGACGCTTCAGAACCTCATGGACCGCCACGACGTTAAATGGCTGGTTCTGGCCGGATTTATGAGGATACTGTCGGAAGAGCTGGTCCTGAGGCACCAGGGCAGAATAGTGAACATCCACCCGGCTCTGCTGCCCTCCTTCCCCGGCGCCCACGGAATAGAGGACGCATGGGACTTCGGGGTCAAGGTGACAGGGGTCACCGTCCACCTTGTGGACCACCTGGTGGACCACGGTGAGATACTGGCGCAGCTGCCTGTCAGGATAAAGCAGGACGACGACCTAGAATCACTGGAGAGAAGGATACACAGGGCGGAACACAGACTCTACTGGCAAACCCTGAGATCGCTGTTTTCAGGGGAACTTAAGGGAAGAAAGGAAAGATCGAGATGA
- the purH gene encoding bifunctional phosphoribosylaminoimidazolecarboxamide formyltransferase/IMP cyclohydrolase: MTKRALISVYDKTGVVELAQKLSQMGWEIVSSSGTAKTLASNGVAVVEVADLTGYPHILGGRVKTLHPSVAGGILARRELPSDMEDLEKHKIQAIDMVVCTLYPFEETVRSGASLDDLIEKIDIGGVTLLRASAKNYRHVTVITDVEDYGTVLEELASEGDVSLETRQALALKAFALTSQYDGTIHSGLSSELGVSEEKEPPIRMPLNLEQAQPLRYGENPHQTAGVYSLPLSDLPWEQLAGKPLSYNNLLDLDGAMRGMALMQQETGAVVLKHTTPCGMAQGSSLSEAYKKALECDPLSAYGGVIGLTRTVDLETAQEIGSHFTEIVAAPDFQAEALEHLREKRPSLRMIKWNGGRLSPWQITSTWGGILIQEDKLAPLPTEGSGEWIGQPRPDLWDDLVLAWKAAYLSKSNAIAIVKDGATVGIGMGFCSRLFAVDFGTAQAGEKAKRAVMASDAFFPFSDGLERAAQAGIAAVIQPGGSVKDDEVKAKALELGIPMFLSHWRTFRH; encoded by the coding sequence ATGACCAAAAGGGCTCTTATATCGGTGTACGACAAGACCGGCGTGGTGGAACTGGCTCAAAAACTCTCCCAGATGGGATGGGAGATAGTCTCCAGCTCCGGCACCGCCAAAACCCTGGCCTCCAACGGCGTAGCCGTGGTTGAGGTCGCCGACCTGACGGGCTATCCCCACATACTGGGAGGCAGGGTCAAGACCCTCCATCCCTCGGTAGCAGGGGGAATACTGGCCCGGCGGGAGCTTCCATCGGACATGGAAGACCTGGAAAAACACAAAATACAGGCCATAGACATGGTGGTATGCACCCTCTACCCCTTCGAGGAGACCGTCCGTTCCGGCGCCTCCCTCGACGACCTCATAGAGAAAATAGACATAGGCGGTGTGACCCTCCTGAGGGCCTCGGCAAAAAACTACCGCCACGTCACGGTGATAACCGACGTAGAGGACTACGGCACAGTGCTTGAGGAGCTGGCCTCCGAGGGCGACGTATCCCTGGAGACCAGACAGGCCCTGGCCCTCAAGGCCTTCGCCCTGACCTCCCAATACGACGGGACGATCCACTCGGGGCTATCGTCGGAGCTCGGCGTATCGGAAGAAAAAGAACCTCCGATCAGGATGCCCCTGAACCTGGAGCAGGCCCAGCCCCTCAGGTATGGCGAAAACCCCCATCAGACCGCCGGGGTCTACTCCCTGCCCCTGTCGGACCTGCCCTGGGAGCAACTGGCTGGAAAGCCTCTGTCCTACAACAACCTCCTGGACCTGGACGGAGCCATGAGGGGAATGGCCCTCATGCAGCAGGAGACGGGAGCGGTTGTCCTGAAACACACAACCCCCTGCGGCATGGCCCAGGGATCCTCCCTATCGGAGGCCTACAAAAAGGCCCTGGAGTGCGACCCCCTCTCGGCCTACGGAGGGGTGATAGGTCTCACCAGGACGGTGGACCTGGAGACAGCCCAGGAGATAGGCTCCCACTTCACCGAGATAGTTGCCGCACCGGACTTTCAGGCCGAAGCCCTGGAGCACCTAAGGGAAAAACGGCCCTCCCTCAGGATGATAAAGTGGAACGGAGGAAGGCTCTCCCCCTGGCAGATAACCTCAACCTGGGGCGGCATACTAATCCAGGAGGATAAACTGGCCCCTCTGCCGACGGAGGGCTCGGGAGAGTGGATAGGCCAGCCCAGGCCCGACCTGTGGGACGACCTGGTCCTGGCGTGGAAAGCAGCCTATCTCTCAAAGAGCAACGCCATAGCCATAGTAAAAGATGGCGCCACCGTGGGCATAGGAATGGGATTTTGCAGCAGGCTCTTCGCCGTCGACTTCGGTACCGCCCAGGCGGGGGAAAAGGCAAAAAGAGCTGTCATGGCCTCAGACGCATTCTTCCCCTTCTCCGACGGACTGGAAAGGGCCGCCCAGGCTGGAATAGCGGCGGTGATCCAGCCCGGCGGCTCCGTCAAAGACGACGAGGTCAAGGCCAAGGCCCTGGAGCTTGGGATACCCATGTTCCTGAGCCACTGGCGGACCTTCAGGCACTGA
- the purD gene encoding phosphoribosylamine--glycine ligase, protein MKVLILGGGGREHAIAWAVAQSPMCDELHSMPGNPGMAQLSTCHPGDPCDCRSVTDLAERLSVDLVIVGPEGPLVSGVADALRAKGIDVFGPGRDGAMLEASKAHSKSFMKRHGIPTASFSICTTLEEAKEALSNRKPPYIVKADGLAAGKGVFISDQLSEALESCGELLGGSLGEAGKTLVVEDGLVGREVSVMIVTDGSSYRLLSTSQDHKRAFDGDRGPNTGGMGAYAPVPWVDRSMLQEIEEKVVKPTLLGLERDDTSYRGIIYAGLMISPQGKIDVLEYNVRLGDPETQALLPLFDGDWLEVCHSCAQGKLSEVRWALKDLCSVNVVIASEGYPGDYEKGHPIEGLDHKEEGITVFQAGTALKDGKTVTAGGRVLSVVGTGPTFEEARENAYAGAKAIEFKGAFYRKDIASNREKPKEEGI, encoded by the coding sequence ATGAAAGTTCTCATACTGGGAGGGGGAGGCAGAGAACACGCCATCGCCTGGGCTGTGGCCCAATCCCCTATGTGCGACGAACTTCACTCCATGCCCGGCAACCCCGGAATGGCCCAGCTCTCCACCTGCCATCCAGGGGACCCATGCGACTGTCGGTCGGTGACCGACCTGGCGGAGAGGCTATCGGTTGACCTGGTCATAGTCGGCCCGGAGGGACCGCTGGTATCGGGGGTCGCCGACGCCCTCAGGGCCAAAGGCATAGACGTATTCGGCCCAGGCAGGGACGGAGCCATGCTCGAGGCCAGCAAAGCCCACTCTAAGAGCTTCATGAAAAGGCACGGCATACCTACCGCCTCCTTCAGCATCTGCACCACCTTAGAGGAGGCCAAAGAGGCCCTGTCAAACAGAAAACCTCCCTACATAGTCAAGGCCGACGGCCTGGCGGCGGGGAAGGGGGTCTTCATCTCCGACCAGCTATCGGAGGCATTAGAATCCTGCGGCGAGCTACTAGGGGGATCCCTGGGTGAGGCGGGAAAAACCTTGGTTGTGGAGGACGGCCTCGTTGGCCGAGAGGTGTCTGTAATGATAGTAACCGACGGCAGCAGCTATCGGTTGCTTTCCACCAGCCAGGACCACAAAAGGGCCTTCGACGGAGACCGAGGCCCGAACACCGGAGGGATGGGAGCCTACGCCCCTGTCCCCTGGGTCGATCGATCGATGCTCCAGGAAATCGAGGAAAAAGTGGTAAAGCCCACCCTGCTCGGACTGGAGAGGGACGACACCTCCTACCGGGGGATCATCTACGCTGGACTGATGATATCCCCTCAGGGAAAAATAGACGTCCTGGAATACAACGTCAGGCTGGGAGACCCGGAGACCCAGGCCCTTCTTCCCCTCTTCGACGGCGACTGGCTGGAGGTCTGCCACAGCTGCGCCCAGGGAAAACTATCGGAGGTTCGTTGGGCCCTTAAAGACCTTTGCTCCGTCAACGTGGTAATAGCGTCGGAGGGCTACCCAGGGGACTACGAAAAGGGCCATCCCATAGAGGGACTGGATCACAAAGAGGAAGGGATAACGGTATTTCAGGCCGGAACCGCCCTCAAAGACGGAAAAACCGTCACAGCAGGAGGAAGGGTCCTCTCGGTGGTTGGGACGGGACCAACCTTTGAGGAAGCCAGGGAAAATGCCTACGCAGGGGCGAAGGCGATAGAGTTTAAGGGAGCATTTTATAGAAAAGACATAGCGTCCAACAGGGAAAAGCCAAAGGAGGAAGGCATATGA
- the purE gene encoding 5-(carboxyamino)imidazole ribonucleotide mutase: MTKAKVGIVLGSANDVSVAKKAGEMLDKLQIPYEVTVASAHRTPGDAVAYASNGEKRGLVAIIAVAGLSAALPGVLAAHTALPVIGVPVSAGTVGGLDALYSVAQMPPGVPVASVGIDGGANAALLAARIVALLDEKVRQNLEDLRVEQGEKVRNSRSTLGLPEVPEEAFK, from the coding sequence ATGACCAAGGCAAAAGTAGGCATAGTTCTGGGATCGGCGAACGACGTATCGGTGGCTAAAAAAGCGGGAGAGATGCTGGACAAGCTCCAGATCCCCTACGAAGTGACCGTGGCGTCCGCCCACAGGACCCCCGGCGACGCGGTAGCCTACGCCTCCAACGGCGAGAAAAGGGGCCTGGTCGCTATAATAGCGGTGGCAGGTCTATCCGCCGCCCTTCCAGGGGTGCTGGCCGCCCACACAGCCCTGCCGGTCATAGGGGTTCCGGTATCCGCCGGAACCGTAGGAGGGCTGGACGCCCTCTACTCGGTGGCCCAGATGCCTCCCGGCGTCCCTGTGGCGTCGGTGGGAATAGACGGAGGGGCAAACGCCGCCCTTCTGGCAGCCAGGATAGTGGCCCTGCTGGACGAAAAGGTGAGACAGAACCTGGAGGACCTACGAGTGGAACAGGGAGAAAAGGTCCGCAACTCCAGATCGACCCTGGGACTTCCGGAGGTGCCGGAGGAAGCGTTTAAATAA
- a CDS encoding DEAD/DEAH box helicase family protein, whose amino-acid sequence MSKRITFQFDDKLDYQIQAIDSTVKLFKGISRQVGDSIYPPSPSGIKRIDETAPVRNPEIVGETRLLKNLRQVQLHNRLFASESLDGLDFTVEMETGTGKTYVYLRTILELYREYGLKKFMIVVPSIAIRKGVEKSIEQLQDHFKRLFGVDLLKYSFVYDGNPQKMSYNLVESDDLSICVINIQAFNKDTNKIRSEDERGRILWEEIKYIRPVVIVDEPQRIEGAKGKKSKSLEAIEGINPLFVLRYSATHKKLYNQIYKLNSYDAYKKNLVKKIQVKTVNGVTPKDSPYVRYLSFTKDLKAKIEIFSQDQGGKIRFKAFNVGSNASLEELSGGLAQYREMRVAEEPNKNKPLKISTSEGNLELEKGKSNNGLEDSDAVRIQIRLAIKNHFEKQFSILEGDRKIKGLTLFFIDSVKKVRDNDRPDGRGEYLRIFDEEYGDYIDKHREKIERFTACFPDYDDVEKVREGYFAVDKKQNVVDVEGWDSSKDDTEMSIKAKSQEDIDRGISLILEKKDELISFDEPLAFIFSHSALREGWDNPNVFTLCTLKNGSSEIAKKQEIGRGLRLPVDITGNRCLDEDINELTVIANDSYENFSRMLQEDFNSSMNFDKNEVTAEVLTLSLEKAGIPIEAITPELVDAFKKELTQGGIIDGKNLLKKNVQQTTKLFNEIEFKDQTLQEHSQALKEGFCELMIQKGTRRIEITNGDNEPYTNTVRSFISEKEFSEIYHGLCRNLTKRAIYKCDIDKDEFISSCIADINGYLAHFSDSKNVNIINSKISFNSPNGFDMVKYSDKTCEIDVGMKVEPKSDFEVANYIMYHTMLPRLAIFRILKGIEKREALNFQDVLDQVTQRIFERLRDMKAANVYSYEVIEGYDLEEGCIFALDSINEEDFNEEWRVFRSNPNRKNALNEYYKMDSKGERLFADSLEANENVVLFTKLKKGGFIIDTPYGNYSPDWAVVCRKEGLREGSLGIYFIVETKGGKQESNLTEVEKNKIRCGELHFKAVSDLVKFNWVSSYEDFKAKFGVKDSIS is encoded by the coding sequence GTGTCCAAAAGAATAACCTTTCAGTTCGACGATAAGCTGGACTATCAGATCCAGGCCATCGATTCCACGGTGAAGCTCTTCAAAGGCATCTCAAGACAGGTCGGCGACAGTATCTATCCTCCGTCCCCCTCAGGCATAAAACGGATAGATGAGACAGCCCCTGTCAGAAATCCGGAGATCGTCGGCGAAACCAGGCTTTTGAAGAACCTCAGACAGGTCCAGCTCCATAACAGGCTTTTCGCCAGCGAATCTCTGGACGGACTGGATTTCACCGTCGAGATGGAGACAGGGACGGGAAAGACCTACGTCTACTTAAGGACGATCCTGGAGCTATACAGGGAATACGGTCTTAAGAAGTTCATGATAGTGGTCCCCTCCATCGCCATCCGTAAAGGGGTCGAAAAATCCATAGAACAGCTACAGGATCATTTTAAGAGGCTGTTCGGCGTAGACCTCCTGAAATACAGCTTCGTCTACGACGGAAACCCCCAGAAGATGAGCTATAACCTGGTTGAGAGTGACGACCTGAGCATCTGCGTCATAAACATCCAGGCATTCAACAAGGACACCAATAAAATAAGGTCCGAGGACGAACGTGGTCGCATCCTTTGGGAGGAGATCAAATACATCAGGCCGGTGGTCATAGTCGACGAACCTCAGAGGATAGAGGGCGCCAAGGGGAAGAAATCCAAATCCCTGGAGGCCATAGAGGGCATAAATCCCCTGTTCGTCCTTCGTTATTCCGCCACCCATAAAAAGCTCTATAACCAAATATATAAGCTGAACTCCTACGACGCCTACAAAAAAAATCTGGTGAAGAAAATACAGGTCAAAACGGTGAACGGAGTTACGCCAAAAGACTCCCCTTACGTCCGTTACCTATCCTTCACCAAAGACCTCAAGGCCAAGATAGAGATATTCTCCCAGGATCAGGGCGGCAAGATCCGTTTTAAGGCCTTTAACGTAGGGTCCAACGCCTCTTTGGAGGAACTGTCCGGTGGTCTGGCCCAGTACAGGGAGATGAGGGTGGCGGAGGAGCCCAATAAGAATAAGCCCTTAAAGATATCCACCTCCGAGGGCAATCTCGAGCTGGAGAAGGGAAAGAGCAACAACGGCCTGGAGGATAGCGACGCCGTCCGCATCCAGATAAGGCTCGCCATAAAGAACCACTTTGAAAAACAGTTCTCCATACTCGAGGGGGACAGAAAGATCAAGGGATTGACCTTGTTCTTCATCGATTCGGTGAAGAAGGTGAGGGACAACGACCGCCCCGACGGCAGAGGGGAGTACCTTCGCATCTTCGACGAGGAGTACGGCGATTACATCGATAAACATAGGGAGAAAATCGAGAGGTTCACGGCCTGTTTCCCCGACTACGACGACGTCGAAAAGGTCAGGGAAGGGTACTTTGCGGTGGACAAAAAACAAAATGTCGTCGACGTAGAGGGCTGGGATTCCTCTAAAGACGATACGGAGATGAGCATAAAGGCAAAGTCTCAGGAGGATATCGACAGAGGGATAAGCCTTATTCTGGAGAAAAAGGACGAGCTTATCTCCTTTGACGAGCCTCTGGCCTTCATCTTCTCCCACTCCGCACTGAGGGAGGGCTGGGATAACCCTAACGTCTTCACCCTCTGCACCCTCAAAAACGGAAGTTCTGAGATAGCCAAAAAACAGGAGATAGGCCGTGGCCTGAGGCTGCCTGTGGATATAACCGGAAACCGCTGTCTGGATGAGGATATAAACGAGCTTACCGTCATAGCCAACGACAGCTACGAAAATTTCTCCAGAATGTTGCAGGAAGACTTCAACAGCAGCATGAACTTCGACAAAAACGAGGTCACAGCGGAGGTCTTGACCCTATCCCTCGAAAAAGCTGGCATACCTATAGAGGCTATAACCCCCGAGCTGGTGGATGCTTTCAAAAAGGAGCTGACCCAAGGGGGCATAATAGACGGAAAGAACCTCCTCAAGAAAAACGTCCAGCAAACCACCAAGCTTTTCAATGAGATAGAGTTTAAGGACCAGACCCTTCAGGAACATTCCCAGGCCCTCAAAGAGGGATTCTGCGAGCTGATGATCCAGAAGGGGACCAGAAGAATAGAGATAACGAACGGCGATAACGAACCTTATACCAACACCGTGAGGTCCTTTATCTCGGAGAAAGAGTTCTCCGAGATCTACCACGGCCTGTGTCGCAACCTGACCAAGAGAGCCATCTACAAATGCGATATAGATAAAGACGAGTTTATCTCCTCCTGTATAGCCGATATCAACGGCTATCTGGCCCATTTTAGCGACAGCAAAAACGTAAACATCATCAACTCTAAGATTAGTTTCAACAGCCCTAATGGCTTTGATATGGTTAAATATAGCGACAAGACCTGCGAGATTGACGTCGGCATGAAGGTTGAGCCCAAGAGCGACTTTGAGGTGGCAAACTACATAATGTACCACACGATGCTCCCAAGGCTGGCTATCTTCAGGATATTGAAGGGGATAGAGAAAAGGGAGGCCCTCAACTTTCAGGATGTTTTGGATCAGGTGACCCAGAGGATTTTCGAGAGGTTGCGGGATATGAAGGCCGCTAACGTCTATTCCTACGAGGTAATAGAGGGCTACGACCTGGAGGAAGGTTGTATATTCGCCCTCGATTCCATCAACGAGGAGGACTTTAACGAAGAGTGGCGAGTTTTCAGGTCCAATCCCAACCGCAAAAACGCCTTAAACGAATATTATAAAATGGACAGCAAGGGAGAAAGGCTTTTCGCCGACAGCCTGGAGGCAAACGAAAACGTCGTCCTTTTCACCAAGCTCAAAAAAGGTGGCTTCATAATAGACACCCCCTACGGGAACTACTCTCCCGACTGGGCGGTGGTCTGTAGAAAGGAGGGCCTGAGGGAGGGCTCTTTAGGGATCTATTTCATCGTGGAGACAAAAGGCGGCAAGCAGGAAAGCAACCTCACCGAGGTGGAGAAAAACAAAATTCGCTGTGGCGAGCTCCACTTCAAGGCGGTCTCCGACCTGGTGAAGTTCAACTGGGTCAGCAGCTACGAGGACTTCAAGGCCAAGTTCGGAGTCAAAGACAGCATAAGCTAG
- a CDS encoding site-specific DNA-methyltransferase, whose protein sequence is MEYKKVPQDINDFTNDNLKALSELFPSVIKDGHVDFKALKEELGQFEEVNGEKYELTWSGKQNAKRKAQEKVLGRTLNYIEEDSKNPDTTQNLYIEGDNLEVLKLLRQNYYGSVKMIYIDPPYNTGNDFVYNDNFKMNAKESDIAEGLVSEDGERLQKNLKSTNRYHANWLNMMYPRLKVARDLLTDDGVIFISIDDEENANLIKLCEDIFGEGNFQANVSWQKRYTRSNNTIDFTTVIEHVLVYSKSREFIVNLLPRSEEADARYSNPDSDERGVWKGASFLNPATPSQRPNLCYPIKNPISGQITNPTTNAWRRSKEEFDRLTQDNRLYWGKDGTQPIPAIKMFLSEARGLTPTNFWGHEYAGNTDLGTFEIQDLMNEKIFNNPKPSKLICRCVEHGTSKNDIILDFFSGSATTAHAVMQLNAEDGGSRRFIMVQLPEMCDEDSEAYKAGFKNICEIGKERIRRAGERIKEEIEGENGQLKLGEDPKKVPDIGFKVFRTSDTNIRWNLVESDHRQLDLDAIKDNPDVMDFTSNAKDVDVVYEIMLRQKDVPLSESMETLSHIGNRTYLYGSSYLICLETEVTEGMVDKLAAIDPLPIKFVFRDSAFKDDISLKDETFRRLEGLIAKNSGDVKKTYTVEFI, encoded by the coding sequence ATGGAATACAAAAAAGTGCCTCAGGACATAAACGACTTCACCAACGATAACCTCAAAGCCCTGTCGGAGCTTTTTCCCTCGGTGATCAAAGACGGCCATGTCGACTTTAAGGCGTTGAAGGAGGAGCTTGGACAGTTCGAGGAGGTGAACGGCGAAAAGTACGAACTAACCTGGTCGGGCAAGCAGAACGCCAAGAGGAAAGCCCAGGAAAAGGTACTCGGCAGGACCTTGAACTACATCGAGGAGGACAGCAAAAACCCCGACACCACCCAGAACCTCTACATAGAGGGGGATAACCTGGAGGTCCTGAAGCTCCTCAGACAGAACTACTACGGCTCCGTCAAGATGATATACATAGACCCTCCCTACAACACGGGAAACGACTTCGTCTACAACGATAACTTCAAGATGAACGCCAAGGAGAGCGACATAGCCGAGGGCCTGGTCTCCGAGGATGGCGAAAGGCTCCAGAAGAACCTCAAATCCACCAACCGCTACCACGCCAACTGGCTTAACATGATGTATCCAAGGCTTAAGGTCGCTAGGGATCTGCTTACCGATGATGGGGTTATTTTTATCAGTATTGATGATGAAGAAAATGCAAACCTAATAAAATTATGCGAAGATATATTTGGTGAGGGTAATTTTCAAGCGAATGTGTCTTGGCAGAAGCGTTACACAAGAAGTAACAATACGATAGATTTTACTACAGTAATAGAACATGTGCTTGTTTATTCTAAATCGAGAGAGTTCATAGTTAATCTTTTGCCTCGTTCTGAGGAAGCAGATGCGAGATATTCAAACCCAGATAGTGATGAACGAGGGGTCTGGAAGGGAGCATCTTTTTTAAATCCAGCGACACCATCTCAAAGACCAAATTTATGTTATCCCATCAAAAATCCTATTTCAGGTCAAATTACAAATCCAACTACTAATGCATGGCGTAGATCGAAAGAAGAATTTGATCGACTAACTCAAGATAATCGATTGTATTGGGGTAAAGATGGAACTCAGCCAATTCCAGCTATTAAGATGTTTTTATCAGAGGCGAGAGGGTTAACGCCTACTAATTTTTGGGGACATGAATATGCTGGAAATACAGATTTAGGAACTTTTGAGATTCAAGATTTAATGAATGAAAAGATTTTTAATAATCCTAAGCCCAGTAAGCTAATATGTCGCTGTGTCGAACACGGAACATCAAAAAACGACATCATCCTCGACTTCTTCTCCGGCTCCGCCACCACCGCCCACGCCGTCATGCAGTTGAACGCCGAGGATGGTGGCAGCCGCAGGTTCATCATGGTCCAGCTGCCCGAGATGTGCGACGAGGACTCCGAGGCCTACAAAGCGGGGTTCAAGAACATCTGCGAGATAGGCAAAGAGCGGATCAGAAGGGCAGGGGAGAGGATAAAGGAGGAGATCGAGGGGGAGAACGGCCAGCTTAAGCTGGGGGAGGATCCTAAAAAGGTCCCCGATATAGGCTTTAAGGTCTTCAGAACCTCGGACACAAACATAAGGTGGAACCTAGTCGAAAGCGACCACCGACAGCTCGACCTGGACGCCATAAAGGACAACCCCGACGTGATGGACTTCACCTCCAATGCGAAAGACGTGGACGTCGTCTACGAAATCATGCTTCGTCAGAAGGACGTTCCCCTCTCCGAGTCTATGGAGACCCTCAGCCACATAGGAAATCGAACCTATCTCTACGGCTCTTCTTATCTGATCTGTCTGGAGACCGAGGTAACCGAGGGTATGGTGGATAAGCTGGCGGCTATCGATCCTCTTCCTATAAAGTTCGTCTTCCGAGATTCGGCCTTTAAAGACGACATAAGCCTCAAAGACGAGACCTTCCGACGGCTGGAGGGCCTTATCGCCAAAAACTCCGGCGACGTCAAAAAGACCTACACCGTCGAGTTTATCTAG
- a CDS encoding DUF4391 domain-containing protein has product MFAIPEEYRKSKRIALKDFIPTNLNSATKKRIRDCLKKAALLYQIEGERIPSVLNDTYNYRIIQFYDMEIVDLKKASFLAKTYQEIIKPPSVLRLHDGGREVYSFALKRLNRNDLTEIVVTDSFMTDPFQTVLPDRGRELFIDTLSYGNIDNLSDKVSFYLEMYLKAYILTYQKAHSKAMDFLSSPLWYSQDRVKELHLLLKASVESREKLKKAVTAQEKMELNRRIKEAITGLDELINL; this is encoded by the coding sequence ATGTTCGCCATACCGGAGGAATACAGAAAGTCGAAAAGGATCGCCCTAAAGGACTTCATACCCACAAACCTCAACTCTGCCACCAAAAAGAGGATAAGGGACTGCCTGAAAAAGGCCGCCCTTCTGTATCAGATAGAAGGGGAGAGGATACCGTCGGTTTTGAACGACACCTACAATTACCGGATAATCCAGTTTTACGATATGGAGATAGTGGACCTCAAAAAAGCATCTTTCCTGGCGAAAACCTATCAGGAGATCATAAAACCCCCCTCGGTCCTTCGGCTCCACGACGGAGGACGGGAGGTCTACTCCTTCGCCCTCAAAAGGCTGAACAGAAACGACCTGACCGAGATAGTGGTCACCGACAGCTTTATGACCGATCCATTCCAGACCGTTCTGCCGGATAGGGGGAGAGAGCTTTTTATCGACACCCTCTCCTACGGCAACATAGATAACCTCTCCGATAAGGTCTCCTTTTACCTGGAGATGTACCTGAAGGCCTACATCCTGACCTATCAAAAAGCCCACTCGAAGGCCATGGACTTTCTCTCCTCTCCCCTGTGGTACAGCCAGGACAGGGTGAAAGAGCTTCACCTACTGCTGAAGGCCTCGGTGGAGAGCAGGGAAAAGCTGAAAAAAGCGGTCACAGCACAGGAAAAGATGGAGCTCAACAGGCGGATAAAAGAGGCCATAACCGGCCTGGATGAACTGATAAACCTCTAA